The Populus alba chromosome 4, ASM523922v2, whole genome shotgun sequence genome contains a region encoding:
- the LOC118052510 gene encoding uncharacterized protein produces MATLHKFKLLATQCAVTATPTQSPTTSPVFHIRRRRKTLRMLLSKNSDVRRRIPRREDESEVEEDPLPEKRVRRKLKDLFVSSPPFEEKERRSGERGGGEEVGLISGGAAAVRRGGVGGGALRPVAASLRYRLLRRAWRPVLVTIPE; encoded by the coding sequence atgGCGACGCTGCATAAATTCAAGCTACTAGCTACACAATGTGCAGTGACAGCAACACCAACGCAAAGTCCAACAACAAGTCCCGTCTTCCACATCCGCCGCCGGAGGAAGACTCTTCGGATGCTACTTTCAAAGAACTCCGATGTTCGCCGGAGGATTCCACGGCGAGAAGATGAATCGGAAGTAGAGGAAGATCCGTTGCCCGAGAAGAGGGTGAGGAGGAAATTGAAGGATTTGTTTGTGTCCTCGCCGCCTTTTGAGGAGAAGGAGAGGAGGAGTGGTGAGCGTGGTGGCGGTGAGGAGGTGGGGTTGATTAGTGGTGGTGCAGCGGCGGTGAGGAGAGGTGGTGTCGGTGGCGGCGCGTTGAGACCGGTTGCGGCGTCGTTGAGATATAGATTGTTAAGGAGAGCTTGGAGACCTGTATTAGTTACCATCCCTGAGTAG